A section of the Malania oleifera isolate guangnan ecotype guangnan chromosome 2, ASM2987363v1, whole genome shotgun sequence genome encodes:
- the LOC131149787 gene encoding uncharacterized protein LOC131149787, translated as MGKFSIPMMGFVVLCSWAAVTEAEYVKYKDPKQPLGARIKDLMARMTLEEKIGQMLQIEREVASAEVMNKYYVGSVLSGGGSVPASKASAETWVNMVNEFQKGSLSTRLGIPMIYGIDAVHGNNNVYNATIFPHNVGLGATRDPQLVKKIGAATALEVRATGISYAFAPCIAVCRDPRWGRCYESYSEDHKIVEAMTEIITGLQGNIPAKSRKGVPFVAGKEKVAACAKHYVGDGGTTKGINENNTVIDMQGLLSIHMPAYLDSISKGVATVMASYSSVNGEKMHANYDLLTGYLKNKLRFRGFVISDWQGLDRITSPPHTNYSNSIEVAVNAGIDMVIVPYNFTEFIDGLTYHVKNNIVPISRINDAVKRILRVKFVMGLFENPMADLSFANQLGSQEHRELAREAVRKSLVLLKNGESAEKPLLPLSKKAPKILVAGSHANNLGYQCGGWTIEWGGVEGNELTSGTTILTAVKNTVASTTQVVYSENPDAHFVKSNNFSYAIVAVGEHPYVETSGDSTNLTMAEPGPSTINNVCGSVKCVVVILSGRPIVMEPYLSTIGALVAAWLPGTEGQGIADVLFGDYGFTGKLARTWFKTVDQLPMNVGDTHYDPLFPFGFGLTTEPIKSN; from the exons ATGGGGAAATTTTCCATACCCATGATGGGGTTTGTGGTTTTGTGCTCCTGGGCAGCTGTTACAGAAGCAGAATACGTGAAATATAAGGACCCCAAACAGCCACTGGGTGCCAGAATCAAAGACCTAATGGCTCGCATGACTCTGGAGGAAAAGATTGGGCAGATGTTGCAGATCGAGCGCGAAGTTGCATCTGCCGAAGTGATGAACAAGTACTACGTTG GGAGTGTGTTGAGTGGGGGAGGGAGTGTGCCTGCATCAAAGGCTTCAGCAGAGACTTGGGTCAATATGGTAAATGAGTTCCAAAAGGGTTCTTTGTCAACTCGTCTTGGAATCCCGATGATTTATGGGATTGATGCTGTCCACGGCAACAACAATGTTTACAATGCGACGATTTTCCCTCACAATGTTGGTCTTGGAGCTACCAG GGATCCTCAACTTGTGAAGAAGATTGGAGCTGCAACTGCACTTGAAGTTAGAGCTACTGGAATTTCTTATGCTTTTGCTCCATGTATTGCG GTTTGCAGGGATCCAAGATGGGGTCGGTGTTATGAAAGCTACAGTGAAGATCATAAGATTGTTGAAGCCATGACTGAGATCATTACTGGCTTACAAGGAAACATCCCAGCTAAATCTAGAAAAGGCGTTCCCTTTGTTGCTGGAAA GGAAAAGGTGGCAGCTTGTGCTAAGCACTATGTGGGAGATGGCGGCACAACTAAGGGCATCAATGAGAACAATACTGTGATCGACATGCAAGGATTGCTTAGCATCCACATGCCGGCATATCTAGACTCCATCAGCAAGGGTGTTGCAACAGTCATGGCATCCTACTCAAGCGTAAATGGGGAAAAGATGCATGCTAATTATGATCTCCTCACTGGCTACCTCAAGAACAAGCTCCGATTTAGG GGTTTTGTCATATCAGATTGGCAGGGTCTTGACAGGATTACCTCTCCACCCCATACTAACTATTCAAATTCTATTGAAGTTGCAGTTAATGCGGGGATTGACATG GTCATAGTTCCTTACAACTTCACAGAGTTCATTGATGGTCTTACCTACCATGTGAAAAACAATATTGTACCCATAAGTAGGATCAATGATGCCGTGAAaagaatattgagagtaaaatTTGTCATGGGTCTCTTTGAGAATCCAATGGCTGATCTTAGCTTTGCCAATCAACTTGGGAGCCAG GAGCATAGAGAATTAGCAAGGGAAGCAGTGAGAAAATCTCTTGTGCTGCTAAAGAATGGTGAATCTGCTGAAAAGCCATTACTTCCCCTTTCTAAGAAGGCACCAAAAATACTTGTTGCAGGAAGTCATGCTAACAACCTGGGTTATCAGTGTGGAGGCTGGACAATTGAATGGGGGGGTGTTGAAGGCAATGAGCTCACTTCAG GTACCACAATCCTCACTGCAGTGAAAAATACTGTTGCTTCTACCACGCAAGTCGTCTACAGTGAGAATCCTGATGCACACTTCGTCAAGTCCAACAACTTTTCATATGCCATAGTTGCCGTGGGCGAACACCCCTATGTAGAGACATCCGGCGACAGCACAAATCTAACGATGGCCGAACCTGGCCCGAGCACCATCAACAATGTATGTGGTTCTGTCAAATGTGTTGTTGTTATTCTTTCAGGTCGCCCTATTGTTATGGAGCCCTATCTCTCCACAATTGGAGCACTTGTGGCTGCTTGGCTTCCAGGCACTGAAGGTCAGGGAATTGCTGATGTTCTGTTTGGTGATTATGGATTCACTGGCAAGCTTGCCCGTACCTGGTTCAAGACAGTCGACCAGCTCCCCATGAATGTGGGTGACACCCATTATGACCCTCTATTCCCATTTGGCTTTGGGCTCACAACTGAACCTATCAAGAGTAACTGA